From Amycolatopsis sp. cg9, one genomic window encodes:
- a CDS encoding TetR/AcrR family transcriptional regulator — protein sequence MARWDPGTADRLRKAALELYAEHGYDAVTVTQIAERAGITRRSYFRYFPDKREVLFAGSEQLPPAVAEAIGAAEDAGSPLRTVLAALVDVGTQVTRLVDPSPERRAVIASSAELRERERSKAAAIATAIREALERRGTPPEQAKAAAQVAAIVFGDAFDRWIDAAGERDFPACLETAVATVREACR from the coding sequence GTGGCCAGATGGGATCCCGGGACCGCGGACCGGCTGCGGAAAGCCGCGCTGGAGCTGTACGCCGAGCACGGGTACGACGCCGTGACCGTGACGCAGATCGCCGAACGCGCCGGGATCACCCGCCGCTCGTACTTCCGCTACTTCCCCGACAAGCGCGAAGTCCTCTTCGCCGGTTCGGAGCAGCTGCCGCCCGCGGTGGCCGAAGCCATCGGGGCCGCCGAAGACGCCGGGTCGCCGCTGCGCACGGTTCTCGCGGCACTCGTCGACGTCGGCACGCAGGTCACGCGGCTGGTCGACCCGTCACCCGAGCGGCGGGCCGTGATCGCCTCGAGCGCCGAACTCCGCGAACGCGAGCGGAGCAAGGCGGCCGCGATCGCCACCGCGATCCGCGAGGCCCTCGAACGCCGAGGCACCCCGCCTGAGCAGGCGAAAGCGGCCGCGCAGGTCGCGGCGATCGTCTTCGGCGACGCGTTCGACCGCTGGATCGACGCGGCCGGGGAGCGGGACTTCCCGGCGTGCCTGGAGACGGCCGTCGCGACCGTGCGCGAAGCCTGCCGATAG
- a CDS encoding transglutaminase domain-containing protein, producing MTWQLRVAHRTGYRYATPATQSYNEARLTPRSDRRQTTVATRIETAPATRAYRYTDYWGTVVTSFDLHAPHTEFTVLATSVVETADEAEPIRTATWKDLRSETVIDHRTEYLTPTDYTPRDVSLAREARSLRTGLDPADAVLAVCEWVNKQLKYQPGTTGVHSTATDAWQAREGVCQDFAHVTLVMLRAIGIPARYVSGYLHTKPDAKLGEVVEGESHAWVDVWTGGWWAYDPTNAIPVGPRHVWVAMGRDYADVAPLKGIFTGGGQSTLDVSVHLTRLA from the coding sequence GTGACGTGGCAGCTGCGCGTGGCGCACCGGACCGGGTACCGGTACGCGACCCCGGCGACGCAGTCGTACAACGAGGCCCGCCTGACCCCGCGCTCGGACCGCCGCCAGACGACGGTCGCGACGCGCATCGAGACGGCGCCGGCGACGCGCGCGTACCGGTACACGGACTACTGGGGCACGGTCGTGACGTCGTTCGACCTCCACGCGCCGCACACCGAGTTCACGGTGCTCGCGACGTCGGTGGTCGAGACGGCGGACGAGGCGGAACCGATCCGCACGGCGACGTGGAAGGACCTGCGCTCCGAAACGGTCATCGACCACCGCACCGAGTACCTGACCCCGACCGACTACACCCCGCGCGACGTCTCACTGGCGCGCGAAGCCCGTTCGCTGCGGACCGGGCTGGATCCGGCGGACGCGGTGCTGGCGGTCTGCGAGTGGGTGAACAAGCAGCTCAAGTACCAACCGGGCACGACGGGCGTCCACTCGACGGCGACCGACGCGTGGCAGGCACGCGAAGGCGTGTGCCAGGACTTCGCGCACGTGACGCTGGTGATGCTGCGGGCGATCGGCATCCCGGCCCGCTACGTGTCGGGCTACCTGCACACGAAGCCGGACGCGAAGCTCGGCGAGGTGGTGGAAGGCGAATCCCACGCCTGGGTCGACGTCTGGACCGGCGGCTGGTGGGCGTACGACCCGACGAACGCGATCCCGGTCGGCCCGCGCCACGTGTGGGTGGCGATGGGCCGGGACTACGCGGACGTGGCCCCGTTGAAGGGCATCTTCACCGGGGGCGGGCAGTCCACTTTGGACGTCTCGGTCCACCTGACCCGGCTGGCTTAG
- a CDS encoding circularly permuted type 2 ATP-grasp protein, with amino-acid sequence MSFMNATPPRLPPSGRRARKAATSRITRPGARFEGYLAPDRPHAGAYDEMFAADGTVRGPYRALYESIAALDAHDLQSRSQALDRAMVDQGITFSLSGQERPFPLDLVPRVIQAAEWTKLERGVAQRVRALEAFLADVYGDRQILRDGVLPRRLITSCEHFHREAYGITPPNGVRIHVSGVDLVRDEEGTFRVLEDNLRNPSGVSYVMENRRTMARVFPDLFAQHRVRPVGDYASHLLRALRAASAANVADPMVVVLTPGVHNSAYFEHSLLARLMGVELVEGRDMFCRDNVVYLRTTEGERQVDVIYRRIDDGFLDPVHYRPDSVLGIAGVLNAARAGNVVVANAVGNGVGDDKLVYTYVPEMVKYYLNEKPLLPNVDTFRCWLPDEFDHVMAHLDELVVKPVEGSGGYGIVFGPEATAAELATLRRKVRANRRGWIAQPVVQLSTVPAKVDDRLAPRHVDLRPFAVNDGKDIFVLPGGLTRVALPEGSLVVNSSQGGGSKDTWVLASRASTAERELEQPALGAMSTVDGLVAEQGPELTSSQQQQQQQS; translated from the coding sequence ATGTCGTTCATGAACGCCACCCCGCCCCGGCTGCCCCCGTCCGGTCGACGCGCGAGGAAGGCGGCGACCAGCCGGATCACCCGGCCGGGGGCCCGGTTCGAGGGCTACCTCGCCCCGGACCGGCCGCACGCCGGGGCCTACGACGAGATGTTCGCCGCCGACGGCACGGTCCGCGGTCCGTACCGCGCGCTGTACGAGTCGATCGCCGCGCTGGACGCGCACGACCTGCAGTCGCGGTCGCAGGCGCTCGACCGGGCGATGGTCGACCAGGGCATCACGTTCTCGCTGTCCGGGCAGGAGCGGCCGTTCCCCCTGGACCTGGTGCCGCGGGTGATCCAGGCCGCCGAGTGGACGAAGCTCGAACGCGGGGTGGCCCAGCGCGTCCGCGCGCTCGAAGCGTTCCTCGCCGACGTCTACGGCGACCGGCAGATCCTGCGCGACGGCGTCCTGCCGCGGCGGCTGATCACGTCGTGCGAGCACTTCCACCGGGAGGCGTACGGCATCACCCCGCCGAACGGCGTGCGCATCCACGTGTCCGGGGTGGACCTGGTGCGCGACGAAGAGGGCACGTTCCGGGTGCTGGAGGACAACCTCCGCAACCCGTCCGGGGTGTCGTACGTGATGGAGAACCGGCGCACGATGGCGCGGGTCTTCCCGGACCTGTTCGCCCAGCACCGGGTGCGCCCGGTCGGTGACTACGCGTCGCACCTGCTGCGGGCGCTGCGCGCGGCGTCCGCGGCGAACGTCGCCGACCCGATGGTCGTCGTGCTCACGCCCGGCGTCCACAACTCGGCGTACTTCGAACACTCGCTGCTGGCCCGGCTGATGGGCGTCGAGCTGGTCGAAGGCCGCGACATGTTCTGCCGCGACAACGTCGTCTACCTGCGGACGACCGAGGGCGAGCGCCAGGTCGACGTCATCTACCGGCGGATCGACGACGGGTTCCTCGATCCGGTGCACTACCGGCCGGACTCGGTGCTCGGCATCGCCGGCGTCCTCAACGCGGCGCGCGCGGGCAACGTCGTGGTCGCGAACGCCGTCGGCAACGGCGTCGGCGACGACAAGCTCGTCTACACCTACGTGCCGGAAATGGTGAAGTACTACCTGAACGAGAAGCCGCTGCTGCCCAATGTGGACACCTTCCGGTGCTGGCTGCCGGACGAGTTCGACCACGTCATGGCGCACCTCGACGAACTGGTGGTCAAGCCGGTCGAGGGCTCCGGCGGCTACGGGATCGTGTTCGGGCCGGAGGCGACCGCGGCGGAACTGGCGACGCTGCGGCGGAAGGTGCGGGCCAACCGGCGCGGCTGGATCGCGCAGCCGGTGGTCCAGCTCTCGACCGTGCCGGCCAAGGTGGACGACCGGCTCGCGCCGCGGCACGTCGACCTGCGGCCGTTCGCCGTCAACGACGGCAAGGACATCTTCGTACTGCCCGGCGGCCTGACGCGGGTGGCGCTGCCGGAGGGCAGCCTGGTCGTCAACTCGTCGCAGGGCGGCGGCTCGAAGGACACGTGGGTGCTCGCGTCCCGCGCGTCGACGGCCGAGCGGGAGCTGGAGCAGCCCGCGCTCGGCGCGATGTCCACTGTGGACGGCCTGGTCGCCGAACAGGGGCCTGAGCTGACGTCGTCCCAGCAGCAGCAGCAGCAGCAGAGCTAG
- a CDS encoding alpha-E domain-containing protein — protein MLARNAESLYWIGRYVERADDTSRILNVSVHQLLEDATVDPDHASRQLLAVLGIDTPDGDALDVWKLTELVAYAKDNPASIVGSINSARENTRGAREVVPTELWECLNATWNAVPDRQRYARRAGPHAFLSFVEERAAMFAGLADSTMSRDDGWLFMVLGRSIERADMVVRLLLSRVADRASSPGWITVLRSAGAQDTYLRTYRGALDAGRVVQFLLRDTLFPRSVFHALRQAEECLQRLDPGGGSRSNEKSEALRQLGRARSELEFLRPSDLLTDLPRRLGSLQTTIKEIGEAVSLQYFSTSPWVAWSGAEVSL, from the coding sequence GTGCTGGCACGCAACGCGGAGTCGCTGTACTGGATCGGCCGGTACGTCGAACGCGCCGACGACACCTCCCGCATCCTCAACGTCTCGGTCCACCAGCTGCTGGAGGACGCGACCGTCGACCCGGACCACGCGAGCCGCCAGCTGCTGGCCGTCCTGGGCATCGACACCCCCGACGGGGACGCGCTCGACGTCTGGAAGCTGACCGAGCTGGTGGCGTACGCGAAGGACAACCCCGCGTCGATCGTCGGCTCGATCAACTCGGCGCGCGAGAACACCCGCGGCGCGCGCGAAGTCGTCCCGACCGAGCTGTGGGAATGCCTGAACGCGACGTGGAACGCGGTGCCGGACCGGCAGCGCTACGCCCGGCGCGCGGGCCCGCACGCGTTCCTGTCGTTCGTGGAAGAGCGCGCGGCGATGTTCGCCGGCCTCGCCGACTCGACGATGAGCCGCGACGACGGCTGGCTGTTCATGGTGCTCGGCCGCTCGATCGAACGCGCCGACATGGTCGTGCGGCTGCTGCTGTCCCGCGTCGCGGACCGCGCGTCGTCGCCGGGCTGGATCACGGTGCTCCGCTCGGCCGGCGCGCAGGACACGTACCTGAGGACGTACCGGGGCGCGCTGGACGCCGGCCGCGTCGTGCAGTTCCTGTTGCGGGACACGCTGTTCCCGCGGTCGGTGTTCCACGCGCTGCGGCAGGCCGAGGAGTGCCTGCAGCGGCTCGACCCGGGCGGCGGCTCGCGCAGCAACGAGAAGTCCGAAGCGCTGCGCCAGCTCGGCCGGGCCCGCAGCGAACTGGAGTTCCTCCGCCCGTCGGACCTGCTGACCGACCTGCCCCGGCGGCTCGGCTCGTTGCAGACGACGATCAAGGAGATCGGGGAAGCGGTGTCGTTGCAGTACTTCAGCACGTCCCCGTGGGTGGCGTGGAGCGGTGCGGAGGTTTCCCTGTGA